The following proteins are encoded in a genomic region of Hippopotamus amphibius kiboko isolate mHipAmp2 chromosome 8, mHipAmp2.hap2, whole genome shotgun sequence:
- the PRLH gene encoding prolactin-releasing peptide — protein sequence MKASGAWLLCLLLLGLALRGAASRAPQHSMEIRTPDINPAWYTGRRIRPVGRFGRRRAALRDGPKPGLQHLPACFPLEGGVEPSQGG from the exons ATGAAGGCGTCGGGGGCCTGGCTGCTGTGCCTGCTGCTGCTGGGCCTGGCCCTGCGGGGGGCTGCAAGCCGAGCCCCCCAGCACTCCATGGAGATCCGCA CCCCTGACATCAATCCTGCCTGGTACACAGGCCGCAGAATCCGGCCTGTGGGCCGCTTTGGCCGGAGGAGAGCAGCCCTGAGGGATGGACCGAAGCCTGGCCTCCAGCACCTGCCAGCCTGCTTCCCCCTGGAAGGTGGCGTTGAGCCCTCCCAGGGTGGCTGA
- the RAB17 gene encoding ras-related protein Rab-17, whose amino-acid sequence MELTECVSQQPGGLGAPTEIKGMAHVDGGPRLGAVLGQPCIFKLVLLGSGSVGKSSLALRYVKNDFKSILPTVGCAFFTKVVDLGAASLKFEIWDTAGQEKYHSVCHLYFRGANAALLVYDITRKDSFCKVQQWLKDLEEEFHPGEVVVMLVGNKTDLSEEREVTFEEGKEFAESKGLLFMETSAKLNHQVTEVFSAVARELLQREERKEGQRQLGDPRLVLKERPLGRGRCCAR is encoded by the exons GGCATGGCACACGTGGATGGGGGCCCCCGGCTCGGGGCTGTCCTGGGCCAGCCCTGCATCTTCAAGCTGGTTCTCCTGGGCAGTGGCTCGGTGGGCAAGTCCAGCTTGGCTCTCCGGTATGTGAAGAATGACTTCAAGAGCATCCTGCCGACGGTGGGAT GTGCATTCTTCACAAAGGTGGTAGATTTGGGAGCCGCGTCTCTGAAGTTTGAGATCTGGGACACAGCTGGCCAGGAGAAGTACCACAGTGTCTGCCACCTTTACTTCAGGGGCGCCAACGCTGCACTTCTGGTGTATGACATCACCAGGAAG GATTCCTTCTGCAAGGTGCAGCAGTGGCTGAAGGACCTGGAAGAGGAGTTCCACCCAGGAGAAGTCGTGGTGATGCTCGTTGGCAACAAGACAGACCTCAGCGAGGAGCGGGAGGTGACCTTTGAG GAAGGGAAGGAGTTCGCAGAGAGCAAGGGCCTGCTGTTCATGGAAACCTCGGCTAAACTGAACCACCAGGTGACCGAGGTCTTCAGTGCCGTCG CCCGAGAGCTTttgcagagagaagagaggaaggagggccaGAGGCAGCTGGGAGACCCACGGCTAGTTCTGAAGGAGAGGCCCCTGGGGCGGGGCAGATGTTGTGCCCGCTAG